A window of the Ruminococcaceae bacterium KH2T8 genome harbors these coding sequences:
- a CDS encoding ADP-ribose pyrophosphatase YjhB, NUDIX family, producing the protein MRELFDIVKNNFDPDGERFLRPSVRGIIIKDGKVALVHSLKYDYYKFPGGGKHPDEDNMATLIREVREETGLSVIADSISEYGHVLRMEKGDPEDIFVQDNYYYFCKTLETEGMQELDDYEADESFTLEWTTPEDMIVVNDRFAELCKGKTERPFIVKSVEACRDARVMRMLVDEGFISDNCIL; encoded by the coding sequence GTGCGCGAGCTTTTCGATATCGTAAAGAATAATTTTGATCCCGACGGCGAAAGATTCTTAAGACCTTCCGTCAGAGGGATCATTATTAAAGACGGAAAAGTTGCCCTGGTTCACAGTCTGAAATATGACTATTATAAGTTCCCCGGAGGCGGGAAGCATCCTGATGAGGATAATATGGCTACGCTTATAAGAGAAGTCAGGGAAGAGACCGGACTTAGCGTTATTGCCGATTCGATCAGCGAATACGGGCATGTTCTCAGAATGGAAAAAGGAGATCCTGAAGACATATTCGTTCAGGACAATTACTATTATTTCTGCAAAACGCTGGAAACAGAGGGAATGCAGGAGCTGGACGATTACGAAGCTGATGAGAGTTTTACTCTTGAATGGACGACTCCCGAGGATATGATCGTTGTTAACGACAGATTTGCAGAACTTTGTAAGGGAAAGACTGAAAGACCATTTATCGTTAAGTCTGTGGAAGCATGTAGAGATGCAAGGGTAATGCGAATGCTCGTAGATGAGGGATTCATCTCTGATAATTGCATTTTGTAG
- a CDS encoding fructose-bisphosphate aldolase, class II, with protein sequence MPLVTTKEMFKKAYDGGYAIGAFNVNNMEIVQGITEAAGELNSPVILQVSKGARAYANHTYLVKLVEAAVIENPQIPIALHLDHGDSFELCKSCIDGGFTSVMIDASSKSFEDNIALTKQVVEYAHAHGVVVEAELGTLAGIEDEVVVESGKEAYTKPEEVEEFVDRTGCDSLAIAIGTSHGAYKFTPEQCTRNADGILVPPPLRFDVLEECIKRLPGFPIVLHGSSSVPQEFVKMVNENGGKMPDAVGIPEEQLRKAAELAVCKINIDSDIRLAMTGNIRKYFNEHPDHFDPRQYLKPARQAVKDMVAHKIVHVLGSDNKI encoded by the coding sequence ATGCCATTGGTAACAACTAAGGAAATGTTCAAGAAGGCATATGACGGCGGTTACGCTATCGGTGCTTTCAACGTAAACAACATGGAGATCGTTCAGGGAATCACAGAGGCAGCAGGAGAGCTTAACAGCCCTGTTATCCTTCAGGTTTCTAAGGGAGCTAGAGCTTACGCTAACCACACATACCTTGTAAAGCTCGTTGAGGCTGCTGTTATCGAGAATCCTCAGATCCCGATCGCTCTTCACCTTGACCACGGTGATTCTTTCGAGCTCTGCAAGTCCTGCATCGACGGTGGTTTCACATCCGTTATGATCGATGCTTCCTCTAAGTCTTTCGAGGATAACATCGCTCTTACAAAGCAGGTTGTTGAGTATGCTCACGCTCACGGCGTTGTTGTTGAGGCTGAGCTTGGTACACTTGCAGGTATCGAGGACGAGGTTGTTGTCGAGTCTGGTAAGGAAGCATATACAAAGCCCGAGGAAGTTGAGGAGTTCGTTGACAGAACAGGTTGTGACTCTCTTGCTATCGCTATCGGTACATCCCACGGTGCTTACAAGTTCACACCCGAGCAGTGCACAAGAAATGCTGACGGTATCCTTGTACCCCCTCCGCTTCGTTTCGACGTTCTTGAGGAGTGCATCAAGAGACTTCCCGGTTTCCCCATCGTACTTCACGGTTCTTCTTCCGTACCTCAGGAGTTCGTTAAGATGGTTAACGAGAACGGCGGTAAGATGCCTGATGCAGTTGGTATCCCTGAGGAGCAGCTCCGTAAGGCAGCTGAGCTTGCTGTATGTAAGATCAATATCGACTCCGATATCCGTCTTGCTATGACAGGTAACATCAGAAAGTACTTCAACGAGCATCCCGATCACTTCGATCCCCGTCAGTACCTTAAGCCCGCTCGTCAGGCTGTTAAGGATATGGTTGCTCACAAGATCGTTCACGTTCTCGGTTCTGACAACAAGATCTGA
- a CDS encoding valyl-tRNA synthetase: MAKIDSISKTFDPNEAEPRLYNQWNEKGYFKPDPDTSKEAFSIVMPPPNITGQLHMGHALDNTLQDILVRYKRMKGYSTLWVPGTDHASIATEAKIVEAMRKEGIFKEDIGREKFLERAWDWKEKYGGRIVEQLKKIGSSCDWSHERFTMDEGCSEAVKEVFVKYYNQGLIYRGERIINWCPHCLTSISNAEVEYEDQAGHFWHLRYPLEDGSGSVELATTRPETLLGDTAVAVNPKDERYKDIIGKMLILPLVGRKIPVVADDYVDIEFGTGVVKITPAHDPNDFEVGQRHNLEVINVMTDDAKITEDYPKYAGMDRFEARKAIVKDLEEGGYLIKVEDHDHNVGTCYRCGTTIEPRVSLQWFVKMEELAKPAIEAVKTGKTRFVPQRFEKNYFNWMEDIRDWCISRQLWWGHQIPAFYCDDCGEIVVTKENEAVCPKCGKKMRQDPDTLDTWFSSALWPFSTLGWPEQTEDLKRFYPTDTLVTGYDIITFWVSRMMVAGCAHMNEIPFKDVLIHGLVRDSQGRKMSKSLGNGIDPLEIIEQSGADALRFALVTGNAPGNDQRFMPDKIEMGRNFANKIWNAMRFVIMNCEDDIDFSKVDESKFTLEDKWILTGLNRLVEEATVNYENYDYGVALSKIVDFVWESYCDWYIEIAKSRLFDKECPSRLEAQYLLNYVLGVSMQLLHPFMPFLTEEVYSNLILKDSKESIMISDWPKAEDIGKYPEDEKMMTTLMGAIRSIRNIRSEMNVAPSRKAHVILVTPDESIAKIFKDGLPFLERLASVSSLETQSNKDGIPATAVAALFAGGEAYMPLDDLIDISKELERLQKEMERLEGELKRVAGKLANEAFVSKAPEKVINAEKEKQTKYQEMYDNIKERLNMLA; this comes from the coding sequence ATGGCTAAGATCGATTCGATAAGCAAGACTTTCGACCCTAATGAGGCCGAACCCAGACTCTATAATCAGTGGAATGAGAAGGGTTACTTTAAACCCGATCCCGATACGTCAAAAGAAGCATTCTCTATCGTAATGCCGCCCCCGAATATCACGGGTCAGCTTCACATGGGTCATGCTCTTGATAATACTCTTCAGGATATCCTCGTAAGATATAAGAGGATGAAGGGTTACTCCACATTGTGGGTACCCGGTACGGACCATGCTTCCATCGCCACAGAGGCTAAGATCGTTGAGGCAATGAGAAAGGAAGGTATCTTCAAGGAAGATATCGGCCGTGAGAAGTTCCTTGAGAGAGCATGGGACTGGAAAGAGAAGTACGGCGGAAGGATCGTTGAGCAGCTTAAGAAGATCGGTTCATCCTGTGACTGGAGCCATGAGCGTTTCACGATGGATGAGGGATGTTCAGAAGCCGTTAAGGAAGTCTTCGTAAAGTACTATAATCAGGGACTTATTTATAGAGGTGAGAGGATCATCAACTGGTGTCCTCATTGCCTTACTTCGATCTCAAATGCCGAGGTTGAGTATGAGGATCAGGCAGGCCATTTCTGGCACCTTCGTTATCCTCTCGAGGATGGCAGCGGTTCCGTAGAGCTTGCTACTACAAGACCCGAGACGCTTCTCGGTGACACTGCTGTTGCCGTTAACCCTAAGGACGAAAGATATAAGGATATCATCGGCAAGATGCTGATCCTTCCTCTCGTAGGACGTAAGATCCCCGTTGTTGCAGATGATTATGTTGATATCGAGTTCGGTACCGGTGTAGTTAAGATCACACCTGCTCATGACCCTAACGACTTTGAGGTAGGACAGCGTCATAACCTCGAAGTCATCAATGTCATGACTGACGATGCTAAGATCACTGAGGATTATCCCAAGTACGCTGGTATGGATCGTTTCGAGGCACGTAAGGCCATCGTTAAGGATCTTGAAGAGGGCGGATACCTTATCAAGGTTGAAGACCACGACCATAACGTAGGTACATGCTACAGATGCGGAACTACTATCGAGCCCCGTGTATCTTTGCAGTGGTTCGTTAAGATGGAAGAGCTTGCAAAGCCTGCCATCGAAGCTGTTAAGACAGGAAAGACGAGATTCGTTCCTCAGAGATTTGAGAAGAATTACTTTAACTGGATGGAAGATATCAGAGACTGGTGTATCTCCAGACAGCTCTGGTGGGGTCATCAGATCCCCGCTTTCTACTGTGATGATTGCGGTGAGATCGTAGTTACTAAGGAGAATGAGGCTGTCTGCCCTAAGTGCGGCAAGAAGATGCGTCAGGATCCCGATACTCTTGATACATGGTTCTCATCGGCTCTGTGGCCTTTCTCTACACTCGGATGGCCTGAGCAGACAGAAGACCTCAAGAGATTCTATCCTACGGATACTCTCGTTACGGGTTACGATATCATCACATTCTGGGTATCCAGGATGATGGTAGCAGGTTGTGCTCATATGAACGAGATTCCATTCAAGGATGTACTTATCCACGGTCTTGTAAGAGATTCTCAGGGCAGAAAGATGAGTAAGTCCTTGGGCAACGGTATCGATCCTCTCGAGATCATCGAGCAGAGCGGTGCAGATGCGCTTCGTTTCGCTCTCGTTACGGGTAATGCTCCCGGTAATGACCAGAGATTCATGCCCGACAAGATCGAGATGGGACGTAATTTCGCCAATAAGATCTGGAACGCAATGAGATTCGTCATCATGAACTGTGAAGACGATATCGACTTCTCCAAGGTTGATGAGAGCAAGTTCACTCTTGAGGATAAGTGGATCCTTACAGGACTTAACAGACTTGTTGAGGAAGCAACAGTCAACTATGAGAACTACGATTACGGTGTTGCTCTTTCCAAGATCGTTGACTTCGTATGGGAGAGCTACTGTGACTGGTATATCGAGATCGCGAAGAGCCGTCTCTTCGATAAGGAGTGTCCTTCAAGACTAGAGGCTCAGTATCTCCTGAACTACGTTCTCGGTGTATCCATGCAGCTCCTTCATCCTTTCATGCCTTTCCTTACAGAGGAGGTATATTCTAACCTTATCCTTAAGGACAGCAAGGAGTCCATCATGATCTCCGACTGGCCTAAGGCTGAGGATATCGGCAAGTATCCCGAGGATGAGAAGATGATGACTACTCTCATGGGTGCTATAAGATCCATAAGAAATATCAGATCCGAGATGAATGTTGCTCCTTCACGTAAGGCTCACGTTATCCTCGTAACACCTGATGAGTCCATCGCCAAGATCTTCAAGGACGGTCTTCCTTTCCTTGAAAGACTTGCATCCGTAAGTTCTCTTGAGACACAGAGCAATAAGGACGGAATCCCCGCAACTGCAGTGGCAGCGCTCTTTGCAGGCGGAGAGGCATATATGCCTCTCGATGACCTTATCGATATTTCGAAGGAGCTCGAAAGACTTCAGAAAGAGATGGAGAGACTTGAAGGCGAGCTCAAGAGAGTTGCCGGAAAGCTCGCTAATGAGGCTTTCGTAAGCAAGGCTCCCGAAAAAGTCATCAACGCCGAGAAAGAAAAACAGACAAAATATCAAGAAATGTATGATAATATTAAAGAACGTTTAAATATGTTGGCGTAA
- a CDS encoding tRNA-specific 2-thiouridylase, translating into MKALIAMSGGVDSSITALLMKEQGYDCIGVTMRLHSENISSDKCGGQKDIEDAASVCSTLGMPHETKDFSASFKECVMDKFVATYRNGGTPNPCIDCNKNLKFRGLLEYANECGADVFATGHYARISYNDETCRWNLLKATDDNKDQSYVLYNLTQEQLSKVRFPLGTMTKPEVRELAEKNGLVNARKRDSQDICFVPDKDYARFVDSYNDVGSVPGNFVTTDGEILGTHKGITHYTIGQRKGLGIASGSPLFVTKIDPERNEVVLSHGNGLFKKKIKINNINLISCSQIAEPIRASVKIRYKHTEQPATVVQTAPDIIEIGFDEPQRAPTVGQAAVIYDGDTVIGGGTIFFTEE; encoded by the coding sequence ATGAAAGCACTTATAGCCATGAGCGGCGGCGTAGACAGCAGCATTACTGCTCTACTAATGAAGGAACAGGGTTACGACTGTATAGGCGTCACCATGCGTCTTCACAGCGAAAACATCTCATCGGATAAGTGCGGCGGTCAAAAAGATATCGAGGACGCGGCATCAGTATGCTCCACACTCGGAATGCCTCACGAGACTAAGGACTTCTCCGCATCCTTTAAAGAATGCGTAATGGATAAGTTCGTTGCTACATACAGAAACGGCGGAACGCCTAATCCCTGCATAGACTGCAATAAGAATCTAAAGTTCAGAGGTCTCCTTGAATATGCCAATGAGTGCGGAGCAGATGTATTCGCTACGGGTCATTATGCCCGGATCAGCTATAACGATGAGACATGCAGATGGAACCTTTTAAAGGCTACTGACGATAATAAGGATCAGAGCTATGTTCTCTATAACCTTACTCAGGAACAGCTCTCAAAGGTCCGCTTCCCTCTTGGTACCATGACAAAACCTGAGGTTCGCGAGCTGGCTGAGAAGAACGGTCTTGTTAATGCACGAAAGAGGGATTCGCAGGATATCTGCTTTGTTCCCGATAAGGACTATGCAAGGTTCGTAGACAGCTATAACGACGTCGGATCGGTCCCCGGAAATTTCGTTACTACAGACGGCGAGATCCTCGGAACACACAAAGGCATAACACACTATACGATCGGGCAGAGGAAAGGCCTTGGAATCGCATCCGGCTCTCCCCTCTTCGTTACGAAGATCGATCCTGAAAGAAATGAGGTAGTCTTATCCCATGGGAACGGTCTCTTCAAGAAGAAAATAAAGATCAATAACATTAATCTCATATCATGTTCTCAGATCGCAGAGCCGATAAGAGCTTCGGTTAAGATCAGATACAAGCATACCGAGCAGCCCGCTACTGTCGTACAGACAGCGCCCGATATCATCGAGATAGGATTCGACGAACCTCAAAGAGCCCCTACTGTCGGCCAGGCAGCCGTCATCTATGACGGAGATACCGTGATCGGCGGCGGAACGATCTTCTTCACTGAAGAATGA